A genomic window from Qipengyuania oceanensis includes:
- a CDS encoding DUF445 domain-containing protein, with product MRMTATGMLVAMGGLFLLSHHYLGLHPAWGYVHAFAEAAMVGGLADWFAVTALFRRPLGLPIPHTAIIPENKDRIADTMAQFLRENFLTPMVVARRMSSMNMARALGGFLADPSTGSGSRIRAGAGELVVEVLESLDPDRLGGEVSAGLKSQLEKLEVSTLLGRMLSGAIADGRHLPLMESMIRWSGLVLEDNEDMVREMIQRRANGIIRWTGLDERIANSVLDGLYKLLAEVLIDPEHPLRAKVQEGLEDLADKLQHDPETQARVERLKLEMLQNPAIGEWWQGVWERIRAGLIDMARGKDDMFAGLGGSLAELGNALQQDERLQYQVNRFARRTAVGVTSRYGDQIVQLVSETVRRWDATTITDRVESAVGRDLQFIRINGTLVGGLVGLTIHLLTQVL from the coding sequence ATGCGGATGACGGCTACCGGCATGCTCGTCGCCATGGGCGGGCTGTTCCTGCTCTCGCACCATTACCTCGGCCTGCATCCTGCATGGGGCTATGTTCACGCCTTCGCGGAAGCGGCGATGGTCGGCGGCCTGGCGGACTGGTTCGCGGTCACGGCGCTGTTCCGCCGGCCGCTCGGCCTGCCAATTCCGCACACCGCGATCATCCCCGAGAACAAGGACCGGATCGCCGATACGATGGCGCAGTTCCTGCGCGAGAATTTCCTGACTCCGATGGTCGTGGCACGGCGCATGAGCAGCATGAACATGGCCCGCGCGCTCGGCGGTTTCCTTGCCGATCCCTCGACTGGTTCGGGCTCGCGCATCCGGGCGGGCGCGGGCGAACTGGTCGTCGAGGTGCTCGAATCGCTCGATCCGGACAGGCTCGGGGGCGAGGTTAGCGCCGGCCTCAAGTCGCAGCTGGAGAAGCTGGAGGTCTCGACCCTGCTCGGGCGGATGCTCAGCGGCGCGATCGCCGATGGGCGGCACCTGCCGCTGATGGAAAGCATGATCCGTTGGTCCGGCCTGGTGCTGGAAGACAATGAGGACATGGTCCGCGAGATGATCCAGCGCCGCGCCAACGGTATCATCCGCTGGACCGGGCTGGACGAACGGATCGCCAATTCGGTGCTCGACGGCCTCTACAAGCTGCTGGCCGAAGTGCTGATCGATCCGGAACATCCCCTTCGCGCCAAGGTTCAAGAAGGGCTGGAGGACCTGGCCGACAAGCTGCAGCACGATCCCGAAACCCAGGCCCGGGTCGAGCGGCTCAAGCTGGAAATGCTGCAGAACCCCGCGATCGGCGAGTGGTGGCAGGGCGTGTGGGAGCGGATCAGGGCCGGTCTCATCGACATGGCGCGCGGCAAGGACGACATGTTCGCAGGACTGGGCGGCAGCCTCGCCGAACTCGGCAATGCGCTGCAGCAGGACGAACGGTTGCAGTACCAGGTCAACCGCTTCGCCCGCCGCACTGCGGTCGGTGTGACGAGCCGCTATGGCGACCAGATCGTGCAGCTCGTTTCCGAAACCGTGCGCCGCTGGGATGCGACGACGATCACCGACCGGGTCGAGAGCGCGGTCGGGCGCGATCTCCAGTTCATCCGGATCAACGGGACGCTGGTCGGCGGACTGGTCGGCCTGACGATCCACTTGCTCACCCAGGTCCTGTGA
- a CDS encoding GNAT family N-acetyltransferase has translation MIDYPPRDRPVVVTERLELWVPDETDVDAMIAILSHPETHRFLGPMSSYADQMSRVLRNLGSWLLKGYGIFAVRHRESGTVIGNCGMFHGWRDIGADFDGKPEAGWIFAADEVGKGYATEAMRGALEWFERVHGSSGIVCMIDIRNAPSIALARKLGFGELRTATLPDGDSVLLMERQPGIST, from the coding sequence GTGATCGACTATCCGCCGCGCGATCGCCCGGTGGTGGTGACGGAACGGCTGGAGCTGTGGGTCCCGGACGAGACGGACGTGGATGCGATGATCGCGATCCTCAGCCATCCCGAAACGCACCGCTTCCTGGGCCCGATGAGCAGTTACGCGGACCAGATGTCCCGGGTGTTGCGCAACCTCGGCAGCTGGCTGCTCAAGGGATACGGCATCTTCGCGGTTCGCCACCGCGAAAGCGGTACCGTCATCGGCAATTGCGGAATGTTCCACGGATGGCGGGACATCGGCGCGGATTTCGACGGCAAGCCGGAAGCGGGCTGGATCTTCGCAGCCGACGAGGTCGGCAAGGGATACGCCACCGAGGCGATGCGCGGCGCCCTTGAGTGGTTCGAGCGGGTCCACGGCTCTTCCGGGATCGTGTGCATGATCGATATTCGTAACGCGCCCAGCATCGCCCTGGCGCGCAAGCTCGGCTTTGGGGAGCTACGTACAGCCACACTACCTGACGGCGATTCGGTCCTGCTGATGGAGCGGCAGCCAGGCATTTCCACCTAA
- a CDS encoding sigma factor: MAASVSRRALEHEVGEIRALEAALAATGSRGGSYSLRIDRHYRRVMAMLEPRIAWLTRRYGLGNWREDAAQACAIGIYRAVGSWEPERAGFSTLVHWQMRGELQALRHRVMLDRRPAARAAAARTVSMFRDDGRTVGELAELDDREALPGTERQAADAMAGALLRHLLDRIGSPARERAIVEAAVFAPDGGLDLPEKTREKHRQIVRRTFRNCAKVAADPVGSSQVSSRNAPSW, encoded by the coding sequence ATGGCAGCTTCGGTATCCAGGCGCGCGCTCGAACACGAAGTCGGCGAGATCCGCGCGCTCGAAGCCGCGCTGGCAGCGACGGGGTCACGCGGCGGAAGCTACTCGCTGCGCATCGATCGCCATTATCGCCGGGTCATGGCGATGCTCGAACCGCGCATAGCCTGGCTGACGCGGCGCTACGGGCTGGGCAACTGGCGCGAGGACGCGGCCCAGGCCTGTGCCATCGGCATCTACCGCGCGGTCGGGAGCTGGGAGCCGGAGCGGGCCGGGTTCTCGACGCTCGTTCATTGGCAGATGCGCGGCGAGCTGCAGGCGCTGCGGCACCGGGTGATGCTTGATCGGCGGCCTGCGGCGCGAGCGGCAGCGGCCCGAACGGTGAGCATGTTTCGCGATGACGGTCGGACCGTGGGCGAACTGGCCGAGCTGGACGACCGGGAAGCCCTGCCTGGGACGGAGCGGCAAGCGGCCGATGCCATGGCAGGGGCACTCTTGCGCCATTTGCTCGACCGGATCGGCTCGCCTGCGCGCGAGCGGGCCATCGTCGAGGCAGCGGTCTTCGCTCCTGACGGCGGGCTCGACCTGCCCGAGAAGACCAGGGAGAAGCACCGACAGATCGTGCGCCGCACCTTCAGGAACTGCGCGAAGGTGGCTGCGGATCCGGTCGGCTCTTCGCAAGTCAGTTCACGTAACGCACCGAGCTGGTAA
- a CDS encoding electron transfer flavoprotein subunit alpha/FixB family protein: MKTLVWVEHDNNEVKDATLAAVTAASKLGEVHLLVAGSNCGSVGEAAAKIAGVGKVHVADDAAYANALPEAVAPLVADLMGHHDAFVAPATTTGKNIAPRVAALLDVMQISDILSVEGDKTFTRPIYAGNAIATVESTDPKLVITVRGTAFDKAETEGGNGEVESVSGPTGNGTSSFVGEELAKSERPELTSAKIIVSGGRALKDSATFEEYIMPLADKLGAGVGASRAAVDAGYVPNDYQVGQTGKIVAPEVYIAIGISGAIQHLAGMKDSKTIIAINKDEDAPIFQVADIGLVGDLYKIVPELTEKL; this comes from the coding sequence ATGAAAACGCTCGTCTGGGTCGAACACGACAACAACGAGGTCAAGGACGCCACGCTCGCCGCCGTTACCGCGGCATCGAAGCTGGGCGAAGTCCACTTGCTGGTCGCCGGGTCGAACTGCGGTTCGGTCGGTGAGGCTGCCGCCAAGATCGCCGGCGTTGGCAAGGTCCACGTCGCCGACGACGCGGCCTACGCCAACGCGCTGCCCGAAGCGGTTGCGCCGCTCGTGGCCGACCTCATGGGCCATCACGACGCGTTCGTCGCGCCCGCCACGACCACCGGCAAGAACATCGCGCCGCGCGTCGCCGCCCTGCTCGACGTGATGCAGATCTCCGACATCCTGTCGGTCGAAGGCGACAAGACCTTCACCCGGCCGATCTATGCCGGCAACGCCATCGCCACGGTCGAGAGCACCGATCCCAAGCTGGTCATCACCGTGCGCGGAACGGCCTTCGACAAGGCCGAAACCGAAGGCGGCAACGGCGAGGTCGAGAGCGTGTCCGGCCCGACCGGCAATGGCACTTCGAGCTTCGTCGGCGAGGAACTCGCCAAGAGCGAGCGCCCCGAACTGACCAGCGCCAAGATCATCGTATCGGGTGGCCGCGCGCTCAAGGACTCGGCAACCTTCGAGGAATACATCATGCCGCTCGCCGACAAGCTCGGCGCGGGCGTCGGCGCATCGCGCGCCGCGGTCGATGCAGGCTACGTGCCGAACGATTACCAGGTCGGCCAGACCGGCAAGATCGTGGCACCGGAAGTCTATATCGCCATCGGTATCTCGGGCGCGATCCAGCACCTTGCCGGCATGAAGGACTCCAAGACGATCATCGCAATCAACAAGGACGAGGACGCGCCGATCTTCCAGGTGGCGGACATCGGCCTTGTCGGCGATCTCTACAAGATTGTGCCGGAGCTGACCGAAAAGCTCTGA